In Dolichospermum flos-aquae CCAP 1403/13F, the following proteins share a genomic window:
- a CDS encoding alkaline phosphatase: MTTGNHVIFMHPDGTSPSHYAVARFIDKGPDGRLNWDKMSNAGVYLGHMEDQLGGTSNAGAVTHATGVKVYAESFGYELGNLPITSLSGTTKTIVEEARDAGKVTALVQSGAIYEPGTAAFVAKTQEITNGNGSITVPRAQTAEIAKQVINSGVDFIMGGGELNLLPVGTNGFHGTAAQMDSISTSPVQRPTENLIELAKSKGYTVVYTADELKALLNLPTAPTKVLGVFALVHTFNDRPEEVLAANNLPLYLATAPTIAEMLDVTQKLMEKHPNFKNGSIAIVEEEGTDNFGNNNNAAGTLEGLRRTDAAIGVAMEFIKKHPNTLMVTAADSDAGGLQVVDPRTGATVGTVNNNPTTTNRNVPLDGQTGANTAPFVAAPDASGDVFKFGIGWAGTPDFSGSIVSKAHGLNADKLPATLDNTKIYELMYETLFNKELVSRNPDPTPAPKATKSTGNVIFIHPDGTSPSHYMATRNVDLGPDGRLNWDKMSNAGVYLGHMENQLTGTSNAGAVTHANGVKVFNESFGLNEDQSIITPASGKVGYTILEEAIAAGKATALIQSGHIGEPGTAAFAAATTNRVGNTIRARDKTAEIAEQVIRSGTQIIMAGGEVYLLPKGTTGFHVTAAIDAAFADAEDRPTTNLIDLAKSLGYTVVYTEAQMNTAVASATASTKLLGVFAANHTFDDRREEQLGLNTANPLPLYLNTAPTVAEMLDASLKILNKDPDGFFVVVEEEGSDNFANNNNAVGTIEAVRRADAAIGVAMNYINTQDPNTLVITTADSDAGGLQVFQFEPYTRPAGNSTSSPTLADTEPSAPFIRVNPTTTNTNQAVLDGVNGSTGTVADPWKPFAAKSSIDGPMGNFGVAWVGTPDFPGSIVAKAHGMNADKLSSTLDNTEIYNVMYQTMFGVTPEFAASQQATQVVSGTTGADILIAGAANTTFDGINDTVFTGAGNDEIEAQTVSSPIAGRNRIDSGSGNDTIFAGNNDVVFGSSGNDHLEARDVSGYRLSGGVGDDTFYLGSNGRALGGDGNDKFYVSLGGGNLISGGAGADQFWIVNAELPKAANTVLDFQKGTDVIGVLGISSSSLTLNVLNGNTEIGLLGQTVAIVNGVTGLDINTNFVFQ; this comes from the coding sequence ATGACAACAGGTAATCATGTCATTTTCATGCACCCAGATGGAACTAGTCCATCTCACTATGCTGTTGCAAGATTTATAGATAAGGGTCCTGATGGACGTTTAAATTGGGACAAGATGTCCAATGCTGGTGTGTACCTCGGTCACATGGAAGACCAGTTGGGTGGAACATCTAATGCTGGTGCTGTGACTCACGCTACAGGCGTTAAAGTTTATGCGGAGTCTTTTGGTTATGAACTAGGGAATTTACCCATCACATCCCTTTCTGGAACTACCAAAACCATTGTTGAAGAAGCTAGAGATGCAGGTAAAGTTACCGCCCTAGTTCAATCTGGAGCGATCTATGAACCTGGTACAGCCGCCTTTGTTGCTAAGACACAGGAAATTACTAACGGTAATGGAAGTATCACCGTACCTCGCGCCCAAACTGCGGAAATTGCCAAACAGGTAATTAACTCAGGCGTTGACTTTATCATGGGTGGTGGTGAACTGAACCTTTTGCCCGTTGGTACAAATGGTTTTCACGGAACTGCTGCTCAAATGGATAGTATTAGCACCAGTCCTGTGCAACGCCCCACGGAAAACCTGATTGAACTGGCAAAGAGCAAAGGTTATACAGTTGTTTATACAGCAGACGAACTCAAAGCTTTACTTAATTTACCTACAGCCCCAACCAAAGTATTAGGTGTATTTGCACTTGTTCACACTTTTAACGATCGCCCTGAAGAAGTTTTAGCAGCTAACAATTTACCACTATATCTGGCTACAGCACCCACCATTGCCGAGATGCTGGATGTAACCCAGAAGTTGATGGAAAAACACCCCAACTTCAAGAATGGTTCTATTGCCATTGTGGAAGAGGAAGGTACAGACAACTTCGGGAACAACAACAACGCGGCTGGAACTTTAGAAGGATTGCGCCGCACAGATGCAGCCATTGGTGTAGCAATGGAATTTATCAAAAAGCATCCTAACACCTTGATGGTTACTGCTGCTGATAGTGATGCTGGTGGTTTGCAAGTAGTAGATCCCCGCACTGGTGCAACCGTAGGTACTGTTAATAATAACCCCACTACAACGAACCGTAACGTACCCTTAGATGGTCAAACTGGTGCTAACACTGCGCCTTTTGTAGCTGCACCAGATGCTAGTGGTGATGTGTTCAAGTTTGGTATTGGTTGGGCTGGTACACCTGATTTTTCCGGTTCTATTGTTTCTAAAGCTCATGGTTTAAATGCAGATAAATTACCTGCAACCTTGGATAATACCAAGATCTATGAGTTGATGTACGAGACTCTATTCAATAAGGAATTGGTATCTCGGAATCCTGACCCCACACCAGCCCCCAAAGCTACCAAGTCAACTGGGAATGTGATTTTTATCCATCCAGATGGTACAAGTCCTTCTCACTACATGGCAACCCGCAATGTTGATCTTGGTCCTGATGGTAGGCTCAACTGGGACAAGATGTCCAATGCAGGTGTCTATCTAGGACACATGGAAAACCAGTTAACTGGTACTTCCAATGCCGGGGCTGTCACCCATGCTAACGGTGTGAAGGTATTCAACGAGTCCTTTGGCTTGAATGAAGACCAATCTATTATTACTCCTGCTTCTGGTAAAGTTGGCTACACAATTTTAGAAGAAGCGATCGCCGCTGGTAAAGCAACCGCCCTTATTCAATCAGGTCATATTGGTGAACCGGGAACAGCCGCTTTTGCTGCTGCCACCACTAACCGCGTTGGCAACACCATCCGCGCCCGTGATAAAACCGCCGAAATTGCCGAACAGGTGATTCGTTCTGGCACTCAGATCATCATGGCCGGCGGTGAAGTTTACCTCTTACCTAAAGGTACTACTGGTTTTCACGTTACCGCCGCAATTGATGCTGCTTTCGCTGATGCCGAAGATCGTCCCACCACTAACCTGATTGATTTAGCAAAATCCTTGGGCTATACTGTGGTCTACACAGAAGCGCAAATGAACACTGCCGTAGCAAGTGCTACTGCTTCCACAAAGTTACTCGGAGTTTTTGCTGCAAACCACACCTTTGACGATCGCAGGGAAGAACAATTAGGATTAAACACTGCTAATCCCTTACCTCTCTACCTAAACACTGCACCGACAGTAGCAGAGATGCTAGATGCGTCTTTAAAAATCCTCAACAAAGACCCTGATGGTTTCTTTGTGGTAGTGGAAGAGGAAGGTAGTGACAACTTTGCTAATAACAACAATGCAGTTGGCACTATTGAAGCTGTTCGCCGGGCTGATGCAGCGATCGGTGTAGCCATGAACTACATCAACACCCAAGATCCTAATACTTTGGTGATCACAACCGCAGATAGCGATGCTGGTGGATTGCAAGTTTTCCAATTTGAGCCTTACACCCGTCCCGCTGGTAACTCTACCTCTAGCCCTACACTAGCGGATACTGAGCCTAGTGCGCCATTTATTCGTGTTAACCCCACTACAACTAATACAAATCAGGCAGTTTTAGATGGTGTTAATGGTAGTACAGGCACAGTTGCAGATCCTTGGAAACCCTTCGCAGCTAAAAGCAGCATTGATGGACCAATGGGTAACTTCGGTGTAGCTTGGGTCGGTACTCCCGATTTCCCTGGTAGCATTGTTGCTAAAGCCCATGGGATGAATGCAGATAAACTATCCAGCACCTTGGACAACACCGAGATTTACAATGTCATGTACCAAACTATGTTTGGTGTGACACCCGAATTTGCGGCATCTCAACAAGCAACTCAGGTAGTATCAGGAACAACTGGTGCTGATATATTAATTGCTGGTGCAGCTAATACTACCTTTGATGGGATTAATGATACTGTGTTCACTGGCGCTGGTAATGATGAAATTGAAGCACAAACAGTATCTTCTCCCATTGCAGGACGTAACCGCATAGATTCTGGTAGCGGTAATGACACAATTTTCGCTGGCAATAATGACGTTGTGTTTGGTAGCTCTGGCAATGATCACCTTGAAGCGAGAGATGTAAGCGGCTATCGCCTCTCAGGTGGTGTGGGTGATGACACCTTCTACCTTGGTTCTAATGGTCGCGCCCTCGGCGGTGATGGCAATGATAAATTCTACGTTAGTCTTGGTGGTGGTAACTTAATTTCCGGTGGTGCTGGCGCTGACCAATTCTGGATTGTCAATGCTGAACTACCCAAAGCTGCTAATACTGTGCTTGACTTCCAAAAAGGCACTGATGTCATCGGTGTTCTTGGTATTTCCTCTAGCAGTTTGACTCTCAATGTTCTCAATGGGAATACGGAAATCGGGTTACTTGGTCAAACTGTTGCTATTGTTAATGGCGTTACCGGTTTGGATATCAATACCAACTTTGTTTTTCAATAA
- a CDS encoding glycine betaine ABC transporter substrate-binding protein — MFFFQYGTEIIFHSGEHLILVIISLAIAISIGLPVGILITRQSKLASPILGLANAIQTIPSLAIFGFLISVPFLGGIGKIPAIVALTLYALLPIIRNTYIGINSISPAIKEAGIGMGMTDQQLLLQVEIPLALPVILAGVRVATVISVGIATIAAAIGGGGLGVFIFRGISTVNNELILAGAVPAAVIALSADFGLELLEKNLTKQIANKGKFNQQIGIVLGIITLIIAGLIAFNYQQAPAKIIIGSKNFTEQVILGELLAQHIENHTKLKVDRRFNLGGTFIAHEAVKAGKIAGYVEYTGTSFTTILKEKPISDPESVYKKVKEYYDQKLKLAVMKPLGFENTFAMIIREEDAKKWQIKSLSEAGKYSPQMKAGFGYEFLEREDGYPGLSKTYNLKFANIKQMELGLMYQALKEKQVDFIAASSTDGLIPVLNLVILEDDKKYFPPYQAIPIFNQEILQKYPELTDTINQLGGKISTTAIQKMNYQVDNQSQPVEKVVSEWLKSQQL; from the coding sequence ATGTTTTTCTTTCAATACGGTACAGAAATAATTTTCCATAGTGGAGAACATTTAATATTAGTCATTATATCCCTAGCGATCGCCATTTCCATTGGTCTTCCTGTCGGCATTCTGATCACTCGTCAATCAAAATTAGCTTCCCCCATTCTTGGTTTAGCAAATGCCATTCAAACCATCCCTAGTTTAGCCATCTTCGGCTTTTTAATTTCCGTACCTTTTCTGGGAGGAATTGGCAAAATCCCCGCCATAGTTGCCTTAACTCTTTATGCCTTACTTCCCATAATTCGCAATACTTATATTGGCATTAATAGCATCAGTCCCGCCATTAAAGAAGCCGGGATAGGCATGGGAATGACAGATCAACAATTACTATTGCAAGTAGAAATTCCCCTAGCTTTACCAGTCATTTTAGCAGGGGTAAGAGTAGCCACCGTTATATCCGTAGGAATTGCCACAATTGCTGCTGCTATTGGTGGTGGTGGTTTAGGAGTATTTATTTTTCGCGGTATTTCCACAGTTAATAATGAATTAATTTTAGCCGGAGCAGTCCCCGCTGCTGTAATTGCTTTGAGTGCAGATTTCGGTTTAGAATTATTAGAAAAAAACCTTACAAAACAAATAGCAAACAAAGGTAAATTTAATCAGCAAATAGGTATTGTTTTGGGAATAATCACCTTAATTATCGCAGGATTAATAGCTTTTAACTATCAACAAGCACCAGCAAAAATTATTATCGGTTCTAAAAATTTCACAGAACAAGTAATTTTAGGAGAACTATTAGCACAACACATAGAAAATCATACCAAATTAAAAGTAGATCGTCGTTTTAACTTAGGAGGAACATTTATTGCTCATGAAGCAGTAAAAGCGGGAAAAATTGCCGGGTACGTGGAATATACAGGAACTTCATTTACGACTATTTTAAAAGAAAAACCAATTAGTGATCCTGAAAGTGTTTATAAAAAAGTCAAAGAATACTATGATCAAAAATTGAAATTAGCAGTGATGAAGCCTTTAGGATTTGAGAATACCTTTGCCATGATTATCAGAGAAGAAGATGCCAAAAAATGGCAAATTAAAAGCCTTTCTGAAGCTGGTAAATATAGTCCACAAATGAAAGCAGGATTTGGATATGAATTTTTAGAACGTGAAGATGGTTATCCAGGATTATCTAAAACCTACAACTTAAAATTTGCCAATATTAAACAAATGGAATTAGGATTAATGTATCAAGCATTAAAAGAAAAACAAGTAGATTTTATTGCTGCAAGTTCTACAGATGGTTTAATTCCAGTTTTAAACTTAGTGATTTTAGAAGATGATAAAAAATACTTTCCACCTTATCAAGCCATACCTATTTTTAATCAAGAAATTCTCCAAAAATATCCAGAATTAACAGATACAATTAATCAATTAGGAGGTAAAATTTCTACAACTGCAATCCAAAAAATGAATTATCAAGTAGATAATCAATCTCAACCCGTGGAAAAAGTTGTCAGTGAGTGGTTAAAATCTCAACAATTGTGA
- a CDS encoding ATP-binding cassette domain-containing protein: MSTTSEIAVEFQNTSFAINHRPLLSNLNLSIYQGEALILLGRSGSGKTTTLKLINHLLIPTQGQVLVQNRPTTNWDAIKLRRRIGYVIQETGLFPHFTIAENVGLVPSLEKWSPQKIQNRVYEMLNLVGLEPEKFAQRYPHQLSGGQRQRVGVARALAADPPILLMDEPFGALDPITRLELQQQFQYLQQQLGKTVIFVTHDIQEAFFLATRIGLMCEGNLVVLGTRREFLQSQHPEAKAFLACLNIGNSWEELN, from the coding sequence ATGTCAACAACATCAGAAATTGCCGTTGAGTTTCAAAATACCAGTTTTGCCATTAATCACCGTCCCCTATTATCTAACTTAAATCTGAGCATTTATCAAGGGGAAGCATTAATTTTATTAGGACGCAGTGGGAGTGGAAAAACCACAACTTTAAAATTAATTAATCATTTACTTATTCCCACCCAAGGACAAGTTTTAGTTCAAAATCGTCCCACAACTAACTGGGATGCCATTAAACTGAGAAGACGGATAGGTTACGTCATCCAAGAAACCGGTTTATTTCCCCATTTTACCATCGCTGAAAATGTCGGACTTGTACCATCTTTAGAAAAATGGTCACCACAGAAAATTCAAAATAGAGTCTATGAAATGTTAAACTTAGTGGGATTAGAACCAGAAAAATTTGCTCAACGTTATCCCCATCAATTATCAGGAGGTCAACGTCAGCGAGTGGGAGTTGCTAGAGCTTTAGCCGCAGATCCACCTATACTATTAATGGATGAACCTTTTGGCGCACTTGACCCAATTACCCGTTTAGAATTACAACAACAATTTCAATATTTACAACAACAATTAGGAAAAACCGTGATATTTGTCACCCATGATATTCAAGAAGCCTTCTTTTTAGCCACAAGAATTGGTTTAATGTGTGAAGGAAATTTAGTAGTATTAGGAACAAGAAGGGAATTTCTCCAATCTCAACATCCAGAAGCAAAAGCATTTCTAGCTTGTTTAAATATTGGTAACAGTTGGGAAGAACTTAATTAA
- a CDS encoding amylo-alpha-1,6-glucosidase: MTPDTLMTPETIVLDNRTFTPADQKEISEWPCVVSQRPQPTITVKDDDLFLVTDTMGNISDCYLYGSTPSMGMFCRDTRFLSRLELQIEGRSPILLSSNADKGFALSVLCTNPDLENLFKADTVGIRRELVLNGALFEEIEVANYNTTSIVFELSLSFDADFVDLFEVRGHHRQKRGRLLHLNELTSDHVAPSSPQTHKEESLTLAYQGLDASIMESLIQFQHLQPTRFHGSTAVWRIELASHETKKLGYRLNMFTDNQPSSTISAASTLAQAKAAELMEEQNWLQQITRISSDKSLFNRVISRAEQDIYLLLQSFGKHKTVSAGVPWFSTLFGRDSIITASQTLMLNSKIAKETLILLAEYQGQTDNIWREEEPGKILHELRLGEMARCQEIPHTPYYGTVDATPLWLMLYAEYYSWTHDQETLEALWPNALAAMGWIDRQLQETGYLSYARKSKGGLINQGWKDSGDCIVNRKGELAIGPISLCEVQAYVYAAKNRLAEIAKIQQRPDLEELWQTEARQLRAKFNQDFWLEDQDFCALALDGEGKPVDSISSNPGQCLNLGIFTSAKAYSVAERLQAADMFNGWGIRTLSSLSPAYNPMGYHTGSVWPHDNSMIAMGLRSLGLIDQSLELFQGLFNMTSQQPYQRPPELFCGYEMNGDNAPVQYPVACTPQAWATGSIFQLLQMMVNLVPDAQNNCLRIIDPALPESINNLSFHNLRVGGTILDLEFERIGSTTACRVAKKRGNLRVVIEA, encoded by the coding sequence ATGACACCGGATACATTGATGACTCCAGAAACAATTGTCCTCGACAACAGAACTTTTACTCCCGCAGACCAAAAAGAGATTTCCGAATGGCCTTGTGTTGTCAGTCAAAGACCACAGCCAACCATTACAGTTAAAGATGATGATTTATTCCTGGTGACAGATACCATGGGCAATATTTCCGATTGTTACCTTTATGGTAGCACTCCTAGTATGGGGATGTTTTGCCGTGATACCAGGTTTTTGAGTCGTTTGGAGTTACAGATTGAAGGGCGATCGCCTATACTACTGAGTAGTAACGCTGATAAGGGATTTGCCCTCTCGGTTTTATGTACCAATCCTGATTTAGAGAATCTTTTTAAGGCTGATACTGTGGGTATTCGTCGAGAACTGGTTCTCAATGGGGCATTATTTGAAGAAATAGAGGTTGCTAACTACAACACTACCAGCATTGTTTTTGAACTGAGTCTGAGTTTTGATGCTGATTTTGTGGATTTATTTGAGGTTAGAGGTCATCATCGCCAAAAACGGGGAAGACTTTTACATTTAAATGAATTAACATCTGATCATGTTGCACCCTCATCTCCTCAAACCCATAAAGAAGAATCTCTAACCCTTGCATATCAGGGCTTAGATGCTTCGATCATGGAGTCTTTAATTCAATTTCAGCATTTGCAACCAACTCGGTTTCACGGTTCTACGGCAGTTTGGCGCATAGAATTGGCATCTCATGAAACTAAGAAGTTAGGTTATCGGCTGAATATGTTCACTGACAATCAACCTAGCTCTACTATCAGTGCTGCTTCTACTTTAGCGCAAGCAAAAGCTGCTGAATTAATGGAAGAGCAAAATTGGTTGCAGCAAATTACCCGGATTAGTTCAGACAAAAGTCTTTTTAATCGCGTTATTTCGCGGGCTGAACAAGATATATATTTATTGCTTCAGTCTTTTGGTAAACATAAAACTGTTTCTGCTGGAGTTCCTTGGTTTTCTACTTTGTTTGGTCGAGATTCGATCATTACCGCGTCCCAAACCTTGATGTTGAATTCCAAAATTGCCAAAGAAACCTTGATACTATTGGCAGAATATCAGGGTCAAACTGATAATATTTGGCGGGAAGAAGAACCTGGTAAGATCTTACATGAACTGCGGTTGGGAGAAATGGCGAGATGTCAAGAAATTCCCCATACACCCTACTACGGTACTGTGGATGCTACGCCGCTGTGGTTAATGTTGTATGCTGAATATTACAGTTGGACTCATGATCAAGAAACCTTGGAAGCACTGTGGCCAAATGCTTTAGCGGCTATGGGTTGGATTGATCGTCAACTTCAAGAAACTGGTTATCTCAGCTATGCACGCAAATCTAAAGGTGGTTTAATTAACCAAGGTTGGAAAGATTCTGGTGATTGTATTGTCAACCGCAAAGGAGAATTAGCCATTGGGCCAATTTCTCTGTGTGAGGTGCAAGCTTATGTCTATGCAGCGAAAAACCGCCTCGCAGAAATTGCCAAAATCCAACAACGCCCAGACTTAGAAGAACTTTGGCAAACAGAAGCGAGACAACTTAGGGCTAAATTTAACCAAGATTTTTGGTTAGAAGATCAAGATTTCTGTGCTTTGGCTTTAGATGGAGAAGGTAAACCAGTAGATAGTATTAGTTCTAATCCTGGCCAGTGTTTAAATTTGGGGATATTTACGTCTGCAAAAGCCTATAGTGTAGCAGAAAGACTGCAGGCTGCGGATATGTTTAATGGTTGGGGAATTAGAACTTTAAGTAGTTTGTCACCGGCTTATAATCCCATGGGTTATCATACTGGTTCAGTTTGGCCTCATGATAATTCTATGATAGCAATGGGATTGCGATCGCTCGGTTTAATTGATCAATCTCTCGAACTATTTCAAGGGTTATTCAACATGACCTCCCAGCAACCCTATCAACGTCCTCCAGAACTATTTTGTGGCTATGAAATGAACGGTGATAATGCTCCAGTCCAGTATCCCGTTGCTTGTACTCCCCAAGCTTGGGCTACAGGTAGCATTTTTCAACTATTGCAAATGATGGTGAATTTAGTCCCAGACGCACAGAATAATTGTTTGCGAATTATTGACCCAGCTTTACCAGAATCAATTAACAATTTATCTTTTCACAATTTGCGTGTTGGTGGCACGATTTTAGATTTAGAATTTGAACGAATTGGTAGCACTACCGCTTGTCGAGTTGCGAAAAAACGCGGTAATTTGCGCGTGGTGATTGAAGCTTAA
- a CDS encoding CobW family GTP-binding protein encodes MTSETFNSVPVTVLTGYLGAGKTTLLNHILTYEHGKKVAVIVNEFGEVGIDNQLVIDADEEIFEMNNGCICCTVRGDLIRIIGNLMKRRDKFDHLVIETTGLADPAPVIQTFFVDEDLQDQLSLDAVVTVVDAKHIWQHWEADEAQEQIAFADVILLNKTDLVTPEVLDELETRIRSMNAMAKIHRTHNSELAMSALLGIQAFNLDQALEIDPNFLGEDAHVHDESVSSVAIVAAGSVNGEKINAWMSELLRTQGTDIFRMKGILNIEDEDTRFVFQGVHMIFEGKADRPWKVNETRKNELVFIGRNLDEAKLKEDFFACMS; translated from the coding sequence ATGACTTCAGAAACATTCAATTCAGTACCAGTAACCGTTTTAACTGGCTATTTAGGCGCAGGTAAAACCACTCTATTAAATCATATTCTTACCTACGAACACGGTAAAAAAGTTGCCGTTATTGTCAACGAATTTGGCGAAGTAGGTATTGATAATCAATTGGTAATTGATGCAGATGAAGAAATATTTGAAATGAATAATGGCTGTATTTGTTGTACAGTTCGTGGTGATTTAATTCGCATCATTGGCAACTTAATGAAACGCCGTGATAAATTTGACCATTTAGTCATTGAAACCACTGGACTAGCTGATCCTGCACCTGTAATTCAAACGTTTTTCGTAGATGAAGATCTACAAGATCAACTATCATTAGATGCAGTTGTCACAGTTGTTGATGCTAAACATATTTGGCAACATTGGGAAGCGGACGAAGCCCAAGAACAAATTGCTTTTGCTGACGTGATTTTATTGAACAAAACTGATTTGGTAACACCAGAAGTTTTAGATGAATTAGAAACCCGGATTCGGTCAATGAATGCAATGGCAAAAATTCACCGCACCCATAATTCCGAATTAGCAATGTCAGCTTTATTAGGAATTCAAGCATTTAATTTAGATCAGGCTTTAGAAATTGATCCTAATTTTTTAGGAGAAGATGCTCATGTCCATGATGAAAGCGTCTCTTCTGTAGCTATAGTCGCAGCAGGTTCTGTAAATGGTGAAAAAATCAATGCCTGGATGTCAGAATTACTCAGAACACAAGGAACAGATATCTTCAGAATGAAAGGGATTTTAAATATTGAAGATGAGGATACTCGTTTTGTTTTTCAAGGAGTACACATGATATTTGAAGGTAAAGCAGATAGACCTTGGAAAGTAAATGAAACTCGTAAAAATGAACTTGTATTTATTGGTAGAAATTTAGATGAAGCCAAATTAAAAGAAGACTTTTTTGCTTGTATGAGTTAA
- a CDS encoding WD40 repeat domain-containing protein has translation MNLTTSKSPEFTKHYSTKLADYVTALAWSSQGEILAASSAAGEVVLWENGELTTLQSATDKAVNCLAFSHDGKYLAIGGQDGKVKIWCENQLISTLENAPVWVDQLAWSPTHNQLAFSLGPYVQIWDADTLEVIATLNFNDSSILGIDWRKDGKYLAINGYKGVKIWSTQDWDEEPFMLSMSTVSTAIAWSGDGEYLASGNMDRTLTVLQWENPDPWVMRGFPGKIRHLAWSELKAPTGAPILAVSSVEGIVLWEKSLDESIGWEAQVLTNHVDIIQAISYAPQSLILASAGADGWLCLWDENQEVSQIFTDTEAGFSTLSWHPQGQFLAAGGEQGELIIWSTSLGN, from the coding sequence ATGAACTTAACAACTAGCAAATCTCCAGAATTTACAAAACATTATTCCACAAAACTTGCAGATTATGTCACCGCTTTGGCTTGGTCTTCTCAAGGAGAAATACTAGCAGCTAGTTCGGCGGCTGGAGAAGTTGTTTTATGGGAAAATGGCGAATTAACAACCTTACAATCTGCTACAGATAAAGCAGTAAATTGTCTGGCTTTTTCCCATGATGGCAAATATTTAGCCATTGGTGGACAAGATGGAAAAGTAAAAATTTGGTGTGAAAATCAATTAATTAGCACTTTAGAAAATGCGCCTGTTTGGGTTGATCAATTAGCATGGAGTCCTACTCATAATCAACTAGCTTTTAGTTTAGGACCTTATGTGCAAATTTGGGATGCAGATACATTAGAAGTTATTGCTACTCTCAATTTTAATGATTCCTCAATTTTGGGAATTGATTGGCGTAAAGACGGCAAATATTTGGCTATTAACGGCTATAAAGGCGTAAAAATTTGGTCTACTCAAGATTGGGATGAAGAACCATTTATGCTTTCCATGTCTACCGTCAGTACAGCAATAGCTTGGTCTGGTGATGGTGAATATTTAGCATCTGGAAATATGGATCGGACTCTGACTGTTTTACAATGGGAAAACCCTGATCCTTGGGTCATGCGTGGCTTTCCAGGAAAAATTCGTCACTTAGCATGGTCAGAACTAAAAGCCCCTACAGGTGCGCCAATTTTGGCTGTTTCCAGTGTTGAAGGTATAGTATTATGGGAGAAGTCCCTAGATGAATCTATAGGTTGGGAAGCGCAAGTATTAACCAATCATGTAGATATTATTCAAGCAATATCTTATGCACCCCAAAGCTTGATTCTCGCTTCCGCTGGTGCTGACGGTTGGTTATGTTTATGGGATGAAAATCAAGAAGTATCACAGATTTTTACCGATACAGAAGCAGGTTTTTCTACCCTATCTTGGCATCCCCAAGGACAATTTTTAGCCGCAGGTGGTGAACAAGGTGAATTAATTATTTGGTCAACTTCTTTGGGGAATTAA